In Gemmatimonadaceae bacterium, one DNA window encodes the following:
- a CDS encoding amidase, giving the protein MTLRHAFLGPLAALMLVACAGDTAPSASTRDSTPAIDTDLLDVSVAKLQQLYASRTYTARQVTEWHLARIDRYNGVYGAIETVLRDQALARADSLDAAVARGDTTRGPLWGVPVVIKANTSVRGQVTTAGWAGFAKPGHELVAPRDATIVAQFKAAGAIIVGLANMPDLANSDTNRSTSFGRTGNAYDVRFSPGGSSGGVVTAIAANMAVLGNGTDTGNSIRMPAATSALVGIFPTRGLVSIAGIAPLDWLLDNTGPIARTIDDATVALQVMASKDSLDAPSLAAPDSARVLPSVRALAGASLKGKRFGVPAFIMTGRGVPFHGIPYAVPEAKADSMRHAADMPLRPETKAAFLKTLDALRAAGAEIVMGDTVLGADFARLASRVATYAYMRDGTDQFLAHFGPAEYHSSAEYQAKIGQPLYASSIGTESGFNTLPGVTLTQRVLATDPDAERMYHAPRKAVLDAYLATMDRLKLDGFVYPAIQMPPPDESMPQDGVLSTGPHSATSWVNMIGVPAIVVPGGFYASGLPFGLEFSARPWRDGDLLSIAAAFARTGTWRKPPVLVEQGLLADHTPRQAR; this is encoded by the coding sequence ATGACCCTCCGACACGCCTTTCTTGGCCCCCTGGCCGCGCTGATGCTCGTCGCCTGCGCGGGTGACACGGCCCCGTCTGCTTCGACGCGTGACAGTACGCCAGCCATCGACACCGATCTCCTCGATGTCAGTGTGGCGAAGCTGCAGCAGCTCTACGCCAGCCGCACGTACACTGCTCGCCAGGTCACTGAATGGCACCTCGCGCGCATCGATCGTTACAACGGCGTGTACGGGGCCATCGAAACCGTGCTGCGCGATCAGGCGCTCGCCCGCGCGGACAGCCTCGACGCCGCCGTCGCGCGCGGCGATACCACGCGTGGCCCGCTCTGGGGCGTGCCGGTGGTCATCAAGGCCAACACCAGTGTGCGGGGGCAGGTGACCACCGCTGGCTGGGCGGGATTCGCGAAGCCCGGGCATGAGCTCGTCGCACCGCGTGACGCGACCATCGTGGCGCAGTTCAAGGCGGCTGGGGCGATCATCGTGGGGCTCGCCAACATGCCCGATCTCGCCAACAGTGACACCAACCGCAGCACGAGCTTTGGGCGCACCGGCAATGCGTACGATGTGCGCTTTTCCCCCGGCGGCTCGTCCGGCGGCGTGGTCACCGCGATCGCGGCCAACATGGCGGTGCTCGGCAATGGGACCGATACCGGCAACTCCATTCGCATGCCCGCGGCGACGAGCGCGCTGGTCGGGATCTTCCCGACGCGCGGGCTCGTGAGCATCGCCGGCATCGCGCCACTCGACTGGTTGCTCGACAACACCGGGCCCATCGCGCGCACCATCGACGACGCCACCGTCGCGTTGCAGGTGATGGCCAGCAAGGACTCGCTCGACGCGCCGTCGCTGGCCGCGCCTGATTCAGCCCGCGTGCTGCCGTCGGTCCGTGCCCTCGCTGGCGCCTCGCTCAAGGGCAAGCGCTTTGGCGTGCCGGCGTTCATCATGACCGGCCGCGGTGTGCCGTTTCACGGCATCCCCTACGCCGTGCCCGAGGCGAAGGCCGACTCGATGCGCCATGCCGCCGACATGCCACTTCGCCCGGAGACGAAGGCGGCCTTTCTCAAGACGCTCGACGCCTTGCGCGCTGCGGGCGCCGAGATCGTCATGGGCGACACGGTGCTCGGCGCCGATTTCGCGCGACTCGCGAGCCGAGTGGCGACGTACGCCTACATGCGCGACGGCACCGATCAGTTCCTCGCGCACTTCGGACCCGCCGAATATCACTCGAGCGCCGAGTATCAGGCCAAGATCGGGCAGCCGCTGTACGCGAGCTCCATCGGCACCGAATCGGGATTCAATACGCTTCCGGGCGTGACCCTCACGCAGCGCGTGCTGGCCACCGACCCCGATGCGGAGCGCATGTATCATGCACCGCGTAAAGCGGTGCTTGATGCCTATCTCGCCACGATGGACCGCCTCAAGCTCGACGGCTTCGTCTACCCCGCCATCCAGATGCCGCCGCCGGATGAGTCGATGCCGCAGGATGGAGTCCTCAGCACCGGCCCGCACAGCGCGACGAGCTGGGTGAACATGATCGGCGTGCCGGCCATCGTCGTGCCCGGTGGCTTCTATGCGAGCGGCCTGCCGTTCGGCCTGGAGTTCAGCGCGCGCCCCTGGCGCGACGGTGATCTGCTGAGTATCGCCGCCGCGTTTGCCAGAACAGGCACGTGGCGGAAGCCGCCCGTGTTGGTGGAGCAGGGGCTGCTTGCCGACCACACACCACGCCAGGCGCGCTGA
- a CDS encoding SDR family NAD(P)-dependent oxidoreductase, whose product MTPSRPLAVVTGATAGIGHVFAQKLAASGHDLLLVARDAERLTGVCLELAKQHGIGAEAFNADLSDPADIARLADRLRGESRLATLVSNAGFGTRGTILTADPAKQRQMIQLHVVATHELVSAALPGMVERKQGTIIVVASVASWSPTAGNVNYNATKAYQRMYCEALATELDGTGVHIQALCPGFTYTEFHDRLGNGRKGIPTWAWLSADRVVSESLAQANARGAVVCVPGKRFKLIVFFLKHAIWVLGGLRQRYRRDRLKV is encoded by the coding sequence ATGACGCCCTCTCGCCCTCTCGCCGTGGTCACCGGCGCCACCGCCGGTATTGGTCATGTCTTCGCGCAGAAACTGGCTGCCAGTGGACATGACCTGCTGCTCGTGGCCCGTGACGCCGAACGCCTCACGGGCGTGTGCCTGGAGCTGGCCAAGCAGCACGGCATCGGCGCCGAAGCATTCAACGCCGACCTGAGCGACCCGGCCGACATCGCGCGCCTCGCGGACCGGCTGCGCGGCGAATCGCGCCTTGCCACGCTGGTGAGCAACGCCGGCTTCGGCACGCGCGGCACCATTCTCACAGCGGATCCGGCCAAGCAGCGGCAGATGATCCAGCTGCATGTGGTGGCCACGCACGAGCTCGTGAGCGCCGCGCTCCCCGGTATGGTGGAGCGCAAGCAGGGGACGATCATTGTGGTCGCGAGCGTCGCCAGCTGGAGCCCCACCGCCGGCAACGTGAACTACAACGCCACCAAGGCCTACCAGCGCATGTACTGCGAGGCGCTGGCCACCGAACTCGATGGCACCGGCGTGCACATCCAGGCGCTCTGCCCAGGCTTCACGTACACCGAATTCCACGATCGCCTCGGCAATGGGCGGAAGGGGATTCCCACCTGGGCGTGGTTGTCGGCCGATCGCGTGGTCAGTGAGAGTCTCGCGCAGGCCAACGCGCGCGGGGCCGTGGTCTGCGTGCCGGGCAAGCGCTTCAAGCTCATCGTGTTCTTCCTCAAGCACGCGATCTGGGTGCTCGGCGGACTCCGCCAGCGCTACCGCCGCGATCGTTTGAAGGTGTGA
- a CDS encoding DoxX family protein gives MNKLLWTLQALVALAFAASGGMKVANPDALRANPQMAWTQDFSNGDIRAIGSAELLGAAGLILPAATGIVPVLTPVAGTGLALLMGGATATHLRRGEPPVAPAVLGVLALSVGLLRGRRQRQQRLVAAAA, from the coding sequence ATGAACAAGCTGCTCTGGACCCTGCAGGCGCTCGTCGCCCTCGCCTTTGCCGCCTCGGGCGGCATGAAGGTCGCCAATCCCGATGCACTGCGGGCCAACCCCCAGATGGCGTGGACACAGGATTTCAGCAACGGCGACATCCGCGCCATCGGCAGCGCGGAGCTCCTCGGCGCCGCCGGCCTGATCCTCCCCGCCGCCACGGGGATCGTTCCGGTGCTCACGCCCGTGGCCGGTACTGGACTCGCACTCCTCATGGGCGGCGCGACCGCGACGCACCTGCGCCGCGGGGAGCCGCCCGTGGCCCCGGCGGTCCTCGGTGTGCTTGCGCTGAGTGTGGGGCTGCTGCGCGGGCGCCGGCAGCGTCAGCAGCGGCTCGTCGCGGCCGCCGCCTGA
- a CDS encoding SRPBCC domain-containing protein encodes MPITDVISNTQDLTLTVIAEYPVPVTRLWDAYADPRQIERFWGPKEWPATFTRHDMAVGGESHYYMTGPDGQQSKGYWKFLAVEPYQFFEVQDGFANEAGEANPDMPSMRMIFRFDSTATGSRFTSTTWFTSLETMEQLVQRGMMEGMKSAMGQIDEVVTDLQSYAVDCATNAQLLSDTQVRISRIIRGTPQQVWRAHHEPALLQRWLLGPDGWTMPVCQVATHVGDRYRYEWQHSADPQQRFGFEGELLESAPPYRAVTTERMAGTPGPSTRNELTMTAVQGGTLLSLVITYPSKDVRDMILGTGVTTGMETSYQRLERELLAG; translated from the coding sequence ATGCCCATTACCGACGTCATCTCCAACACGCAGGACCTCACCCTCACGGTGATCGCCGAGTATCCGGTGCCGGTGACGCGCCTCTGGGACGCCTACGCCGATCCGCGCCAGATCGAACGCTTCTGGGGCCCGAAGGAGTGGCCCGCCACCTTCACGCGCCACGACATGGCCGTGGGCGGCGAGTCGCACTACTACATGACCGGCCCGGATGGGCAGCAGTCGAAGGGCTACTGGAAGTTCCTCGCGGTCGAGCCGTATCAGTTCTTCGAGGTGCAGGACGGCTTCGCGAACGAGGCCGGCGAAGCGAACCCCGACATGCCCTCCATGCGCATGATCTTCCGCTTCGACAGCACCGCCACCGGCTCGCGCTTCACGAGCACCACGTGGTTCACGAGCCTCGAGACGATGGAGCAGCTCGTGCAGAGGGGGATGATGGAAGGGATGAAGTCGGCGATGGGCCAGATCGACGAGGTCGTCACCGACCTCCAGTCATACGCCGTCGATTGCGCGACCAACGCGCAGCTCCTGAGCGACACGCAGGTGCGTATCAGCCGCATCATTCGCGGCACGCCGCAGCAGGTGTGGCGGGCCCATCACGAACCGGCGCTGCTGCAGCGGTGGCTGCTGGGGCCGGATGGGTGGACGATGCCGGTGTGCCAGGTCGCCACGCACGTGGGCGACCGCTATCGCTACGAATGGCAGCACAGCGCCGACCCGCAGCAGCGGTTCGGCTTCGAAGGCGAACTGCTCGAAAGCGCGCCGCCCTATCGCGCGGTCACCACCGAGCGCATGGCGGGCACCCCCGGCCCGTCCACGCGCAATGAACTCACCATGACCGCCGTACAGGGCGGCACGCTCCTGAGCCTCGTGATTACGTACCCGAGCAAGGACGTGCGCGACATGATCCTGGGCACCGGCGTGACCACCGGCATGGAGACGAGCTACCAGCGACTGGAGCGCGAGTTGCTCGCCGGTTGA
- a CDS encoding FAD-binding oxidoreductase, producing MRPTTADAVICGAGIAGVAVAQELTRRGLTRVVLVDDRAPLTLTSDKSTEAYRNWWPGPDDAMVQLMNRAIDRLEQWADASHNRFLLNRRGYFYCTARAERAAQFEAEAALASAQGAGPVRVYRSREELAAYAPSATTGWRDHPTGADLFLGTDVIRAQFPWLATDLVAVLHARRCGWFSGQQLGAYLLEDAKARGAVLVSGRVAAVHTANGAVAGVQVLASDGTAHDIVTPTFVNCAGPFAKAVGALAGQTLPLFSEAHYKVSIEDPHGAVDRGTGLVILDDPQPLEWSDDERAELAADDSTRWLTEPLPAGIHLRPEGYGASTTVLMLWDYHSAHRFDAPEYPLPDDPFYPEVVLRGMTRLAPGLARYLDRLPHNYVDGGYYTKTVENRPLVGASGARGAFVCAGFSGFGLMAAPACAEIVADAILGVPSPPYAAAVAPGRFADPAYLARLERWGSTGQL from the coding sequence ATGAGGCCGACGACGGCCGACGCCGTGATCTGCGGTGCCGGGATCGCCGGCGTGGCGGTGGCGCAGGAGCTCACGCGACGCGGGCTCACCCGCGTCGTGCTCGTGGATGACCGCGCGCCGCTCACGCTCACAAGCGACAAGAGCACCGAGGCCTATCGTAACTGGTGGCCCGGTCCCGACGACGCCATGGTGCAGCTGATGAACCGCGCCATCGACCGGCTCGAGCAGTGGGCCGACGCGAGCCACAATCGGTTCCTCCTCAATCGCCGCGGCTACTTCTACTGCACGGCGCGGGCTGAGCGCGCGGCGCAGTTCGAAGCCGAGGCGGCGCTTGCCAGTGCGCAGGGCGCCGGGCCGGTGCGCGTCTACCGTTCCCGTGAGGAACTCGCGGCGTACGCCCCAAGCGCGACCACGGGGTGGCGTGATCATCCCACGGGGGCCGACCTCTTTCTCGGCACCGATGTCATTCGCGCGCAGTTCCCCTGGCTCGCGACGGATCTGGTGGCGGTGCTGCATGCGCGGCGCTGCGGGTGGTTCAGCGGGCAGCAACTGGGTGCGTATCTGCTCGAGGACGCGAAGGCGCGCGGCGCGGTGCTGGTCAGCGGGCGCGTTGCGGCGGTGCACACTGCGAACGGTGCGGTGGCTGGCGTGCAGGTGCTCGCGAGCGACGGCACCGCGCACGATATCGTGACGCCCACGTTCGTGAACTGCGCCGGCCCGTTTGCCAAAGCGGTGGGCGCACTCGCCGGGCAGACCCTGCCGCTCTTCTCCGAGGCGCACTACAAGGTGAGCATCGAAGATCCGCACGGCGCCGTCGATCGCGGCACCGGGCTCGTGATTCTGGATGATCCCCAGCCGCTCGAGTGGAGCGACGACGAGCGCGCCGAGCTCGCGGCCGATGACAGCACGCGGTGGCTCACCGAGCCACTCCCGGCCGGGATTCACCTGCGTCCCGAAGGGTACGGCGCGAGCACCACGGTGCTGATGCTCTGGGATTATCACAGCGCGCATCGCTTCGACGCGCCCGAGTATCCGCTCCCTGATGATCCGTTCTATCCCGAAGTGGTGCTGCGCGGGATGACGCGCCTCGCCCCCGGCCTCGCGCGTTATCTCGACCGCTTGCCGCACAACTACGTGGACGGCGGCTACTACACGAAGACGGTCGAGAATCGCCCGCTGGTCGGGGCGTCGGGGGCCCGCGGGGCCTTTGTCTGCGCCGGCTTCAGTGGCTTTGGGCTCATGGCCGCACCGGCCTGTGCGGAGATCGTCGCCGATGCCATCCTGGGGGTGCCATCACCGCCCTACGCCGCGGCCGTCGCCCCCGGGCGCTTCGCCGATCCCGCCTATCTGGCCCGCCTCGAACGCTGGGGAAGCACCGGCCAGCTGTAG
- a CDS encoding DUF1569 domain-containing protein: MGAPANYPDLFDARTLDATIARINALTPASQPVWGKMNAAQMLAHCCVTYEMVYTDKHPRPNPIMRWVLKKIVKAKVVGPDPYPKNTPTAPAFRITDAREFDAERERLIAYLRRAQQDGPRFYEGHPSLSFGPLTAAEWRVLFGKHLDHHLQQFGV, from the coding sequence ATGGGTGCGCCGGCCAACTATCCCGACCTGTTCGACGCGCGCACCCTCGACGCGACGATCGCGCGCATCAATGCCCTCACACCGGCGTCGCAGCCGGTGTGGGGCAAGATGAACGCGGCGCAGATGCTCGCGCACTGCTGCGTGACGTACGAAATGGTCTACACCGACAAGCATCCGCGCCCCAACCCGATCATGCGCTGGGTGCTGAAGAAGATCGTGAAAGCCAAGGTGGTCGGGCCGGATCCCTACCCGAAGAACACGCCCACGGCGCCGGCGTTTCGCATCACCGACGCGCGTGAGTTCGACGCCGAGCGCGAGCGTCTCATCGCGTACCTGCGGCGCGCGCAGCAGGACGGCCCACGGTTCTACGAGGGGCATCCGTCGCTGAGCTTTGGCCCGCTCACGGCGGCCGAGTGGCGCGTGCTGTTCGGCAAGCACCTCGACCATCATCTGCAGCAGTTCGGCGTCTAG
- a CDS encoding alpha/beta fold hydrolase translates to MTAGLRSITVHDVELGLEYPAVVCYPTPDTSAGTMLGPYVFEATRDAPIAAGIHPLAVVSHGGGGSHLLYRSIATHLAAHGWIVVCPEHPGDNRNDRSLVNTDLAAARRARHASLALDAVIAHEALGAHVDRARIAAIGHSMGGLTALTMVGGQPWSMARVPLDVQHDPRVRAAVLLAPATDWFMAPDALARVRTPLLVYVAEHDPVTPPTRVRAVLAHLPPDTPCDMREVAGGGHFAFLTPFPDALRRPDFPPSQDPPGFDRTALHTRLPAEILAWLETTVR, encoded by the coding sequence GTGACGGCTGGCCTGCGGTCGATCACGGTGCACGACGTCGAGCTCGGGCTCGAGTATCCCGCCGTCGTGTGCTATCCCACCCCAGATACATCGGCCGGCACAATGCTCGGCCCTTATGTGTTCGAGGCCACGCGCGATGCACCCATCGCTGCCGGCATCCATCCGCTCGCGGTCGTGTCGCACGGCGGCGGTGGCTCGCATCTGCTCTATCGCTCGATCGCGACCCATCTCGCGGCGCACGGCTGGATCGTGGTCTGTCCCGAGCATCCCGGGGACAATCGCAATGATCGCTCGCTGGTGAACACCGACCTCGCCGCGGCACGCCGCGCGCGGCATGCGTCGCTGGCGCTCGATGCGGTCATCGCGCACGAGGCGCTCGGTGCGCACGTCGATCGGGCCCGCATCGCCGCGATCGGCCACTCGATGGGGGGCCTCACCGCCCTCACGATGGTGGGCGGGCAGCCGTGGAGCATGGCGCGCGTGCCGCTCGACGTGCAGCACGACCCCCGCGTCCGCGCCGCCGTGCTGCTGGCGCCGGCCACGGACTGGTTCATGGCGCCCGACGCACTCGCGCGCGTCCGCACGCCGCTGCTGGTGTATGTCGCCGAGCACGATCCGGTCACGCCGCCGACGCGGGTGCGCGCAGTGCTCGCGCACCTGCCGCCCGACACGCCGTGCGACATGCGCGAGGTCGCCGGTGGTGGGCACTTCGCCTTTCTGACGCCATTCCCCGACGCACTGCGTCGCCCCGACTTTCCGCCGTCGCAGGACCCGCCGGGGTTTGATCGCACGGCACTGCACACACGCTTGCCGGCCGAGATTCTCGCCTGGCTTGAGACGACCGTTCGCTGA
- a CDS encoding alpha-L-fucosidase codes for MMLRRDFLRTTAASAAALSLGRRVLGADPFPAADRMTWWRDAKFGMFIHFGLYSGPGGEWNGKPTGSHEWMRNNAKIPHEEYIRLAETFNPTALDVDAWVRTAKDAGQKYIVFTTKHHEGFALFDSAVSPYTVMHTPYKRDICADLARACRKHDMKLGWYYSIMDWYHPDYLPRRDWEQQGATRRDATGADFSRYLAFMKAQLRELLTKYGDIAVLWFDGQWESTWTHAAALELEAYCRKLMPNVIINDRIDVGMPKEPPEGYRRAGDYTTPELTVPERGLPGQDWETCMTMNKNWGYAKDDSEWKSVPELVKLLVGTASRGGNLLLNVGPDGSGRIPPESLAGLRGMGAWLRTNGRAIYGTKGNPFDRGLLVQRAGVRTPVRVTRGDRTLNLFVEEWLGGPLVLPGVRQAPRAATVLGAAAVPIEWEQTPAGLTLTFGERGPNAVMPVVQLRFESVLRITE; via the coding sequence ATGATGCTTCGTCGCGACTTCCTCCGAACCACCGCCGCGTCCGCGGCTGCCCTGTCGCTTGGCCGGCGGGTGCTCGGCGCCGACCCGTTTCCAGCCGCCGACCGCATGACGTGGTGGCGCGACGCCAAGTTCGGGATGTTCATCCACTTTGGCCTCTATTCCGGCCCCGGTGGCGAGTGGAACGGGAAGCCCACCGGCTCGCACGAGTGGATGCGGAACAACGCGAAGATTCCGCACGAGGAGTACATCCGCCTCGCCGAGACGTTCAACCCCACCGCACTCGACGTGGACGCGTGGGTGCGCACCGCGAAGGACGCCGGCCAGAAGTACATCGTCTTCACGACCAAGCATCACGAAGGGTTTGCGCTCTTCGACAGCGCCGTGTCGCCGTACACGGTGATGCACACGCCGTACAAGCGGGACATCTGTGCCGACCTGGCGCGCGCCTGCCGCAAGCATGACATGAAGCTCGGCTGGTACTACTCCATCATGGACTGGTATCACCCCGACTATCTGCCGCGCCGGGACTGGGAGCAGCAGGGGGCGACGCGACGGGACGCCACCGGCGCCGATTTCTCACGCTATCTGGCGTTCATGAAGGCGCAGCTTCGCGAGCTGCTCACCAAGTATGGGGACATCGCCGTGCTCTGGTTCGATGGACAGTGGGAGAGCACGTGGACGCACGCGGCCGCGCTCGAGCTCGAGGCGTACTGCCGGAAGCTCATGCCCAACGTGATCATCAACGATCGGATCGACGTCGGCATGCCCAAGGAGCCCCCCGAGGGCTATCGACGCGCCGGTGATTACACGACGCCCGAGCTCACTGTCCCCGAGCGCGGCCTTCCCGGGCAGGACTGGGAAACGTGCATGACGATGAACAAGAACTGGGGCTACGCGAAGGACGACAGCGAGTGGAAATCGGTGCCGGAGCTCGTGAAGCTGCTGGTTGGCACCGCGTCGCGCGGCGGCAATCTGCTGCTGAACGTGGGCCCCGATGGCAGCGGGCGCATTCCGCCCGAAAGCCTCGCCGGGCTCCGCGGCATGGGCGCCTGGCTGCGCACGAATGGCCGCGCGATCTACGGCACCAAGGGCAATCCGTTCGATCGCGGGCTGCTCGTCCAGCGCGCGGGCGTCCGCACACCAGTGCGCGTCACGCGCGGCGATCGTACGCTCAACCTCTTCGTGGAGGAATGGCTGGGCGGCCCGCTGGTGCTGCCGGGTGTGCGTCAGGCGCCACGGGCCGCTACGGTGCTGGGTGCTGCGGCGGTGCCGATCGAATGGGAGCAGACGCCGGCGGGACTGACACTCACGTTCGGCGAGCGTGGTCCGAATGCCGTGATGCCGGTGGTGCAGTTGCGCTTCGAATCGGTGTTGCGGATTACGGAGTAG
- a CDS encoding YbhB/YbcL family Raf kinase inhibitor-like protein: MRRHTFALVTVALVLHASVARAQTPAPAAPRVPPLTLTTTAWPDGGIIPIKYTQAGEQLSPALTWTNVPPGTVSFVLNMIDPDVAIQRGTETQPRWIVWNIPGTATGLPEGIKPGAQLADGSRQISASGLQYRGPGAAATGPLHHYTFELYALDTMIDVTASTNAQLVPAALETRAAVMKAMQGHVLGKAVIVGLFRRPQ; the protein is encoded by the coding sequence ATGCGTCGTCACACATTCGCTCTCGTCACCGTCGCGCTGGTGTTGCACGCCAGCGTGGCTCGCGCGCAAACGCCGGCGCCAGCGGCCCCGCGTGTCCCGCCGCTCACGCTCACCACGACCGCCTGGCCCGATGGCGGGATCATTCCGATCAAGTACACGCAGGCCGGTGAACAGCTGTCCCCCGCGCTCACGTGGACGAATGTGCCCCCCGGCACGGTGAGCTTCGTCCTCAACATGATCGACCCCGACGTGGCGATTCAGCGCGGCACCGAAACGCAGCCGCGCTGGATCGTGTGGAACATTCCCGGCACGGCGACGGGACTGCCGGAAGGGATCAAGCCGGGCGCCCAGCTCGCCGATGGCAGTCGGCAGATCAGTGCGTCCGGCTTGCAGTATCGTGGCCCCGGCGCGGCGGCCACGGGGCCGCTGCATCACTACACCTTCGAGCTCTACGCGCTCGATACCATGATCGACGTCACTGCCTCCACGAACGCCCAGCTGGTGCCCGCGGCGCTCGAGACCCGCGCCGCCGTGATGAAGGCGATGCAGGGCCACGTGCTCGGCAAGGCGGTCATCGTGGGACTGTTCCGTCGGCCGCAGTAA
- a CDS encoding GNAT family N-acetyltransferase: MSWNPQPTLTGLHLTLRPLREADFDDLYAVASDPLIWAQHPAWNRYELAVFRTFVDEALAGGSAFVAINNATGAIIGSSRYHGYNAEAREVEIGWTFLGRAYWGGAWNREMKRLMLEHAFQYVDRVLFNVGPNNIRSQTAMERIGGTRVGQVVDAVRGDRVVFEMRKENWEGIRERLS, translated from the coding sequence ATGTCCTGGAACCCGCAGCCCACACTCACCGGCTTGCACCTCACGCTCCGCCCGCTGCGCGAGGCCGACTTTGACGATCTGTATGCCGTCGCCAGTGATCCGCTGATCTGGGCGCAGCACCCGGCGTGGAATCGCTACGAGCTCGCGGTCTTTCGCACCTTTGTGGACGAGGCGCTCGCCGGTGGCAGCGCGTTCGTGGCCATCAACAACGCCACCGGCGCGATCATTGGCTCGTCGCGCTATCACGGCTACAACGCCGAGGCGCGCGAAGTGGAGATCGGCTGGACCTTTCTCGGGCGTGCGTACTGGGGCGGCGCGTGGAACCGCGAGATGAAGCGGCTCATGCTCGAACACGCGTTTCAGTATGTCGACCGCGTGCTGTTCAACGTGGGACCCAACAACATTCGCTCGCAGACCGCGATGGAGCGCATCGGCGGCACCCGCGTGGGGCAGGTGGTGGACGCAGTGCGCGGAGATCGGGTGGTGTTTGAGATGCGGAAGGAGAATTGGGAGGGGATACGGGAGCGGCTCTCCTGA
- a CDS encoding MarR family transcriptional regulator, which translates to MPKKRLPTVPDPDQPALPKAVTSSVGFLCGQVAALFRARFEEDMREHRLHPRQFLMLMVLRDEGTMPQQAVGQRLGMDRTTTMQAALGLAEAGYVERQDDPDDRRVYQLALTPNGRRLVATLEGRMKRVETELLAPLAVPERAVFAQQLRAVLAAAGEATDCTGS; encoded by the coding sequence ATGCCCAAGAAGCGCCTCCCCACCGTGCCCGATCCGGACCAGCCGGCCCTCCCCAAGGCCGTGACCTCGAGCGTGGGGTTCCTCTGCGGTCAGGTCGCCGCGCTCTTTCGGGCGCGCTTCGAAGAGGACATGCGCGAGCACCGCCTGCACCCGCGGCAGTTCCTGATGCTCATGGTGCTGCGCGATGAAGGGACGATGCCGCAGCAAGCGGTCGGTCAGCGGCTCGGCATGGATCGCACGACCACGATGCAAGCCGCGCTCGGCCTCGCCGAGGCCGGCTACGTGGAGCGGCAGGACGATCCGGATGATCGTCGCGTCTATCAGCTCGCACTCACGCCCAATGGTCGCCGCCTCGTCGCCACGCTCGAGGGGCGCATGAAGCGCGTGGAGACGGAGCTGCTCGCGCCGCTCGCGGTACCGGAGCGCGCGGTGTTCGCGCAGCAGCTGCGCGCGGTACTCGCGGCGGCGGGTGAGGCGACGGACTGCACTGGCAGCTGA
- a CDS encoding metalloregulator ArsR/SmtB family transcription factor has product MVVRSSLTDPELDRLFRALADATRRDIVARLLAGEEASVSALATRYDMSFAAVQKHVAALEEAGLVSKESRGRERIVRSNPERLAQARALLFQLEQLWIARFSQLDDVLADPQFDSPPPRPA; this is encoded by the coding sequence ATGGTTGTACGTTCTTCGCTCACCGATCCGGAACTCGACCGGCTCTTCCGCGCCCTCGCCGATGCCACCCGCCGCGACATCGTCGCCCGGCTGCTCGCCGGCGAAGAGGCCTCCGTCTCGGCGCTCGCCACCCGCTACGACATGTCCTTTGCAGCCGTGCAAAAGCACGTCGCCGCGCTGGAGGAGGCCGGCCTGGTGTCCAAGGAATCGCGCGGGCGGGAGCGGATCGTCCGCAGCAACCCCGAGCGCCTCGCGCAGGCGCGGGCCCTTCTCTTCCAGCTCGAGCAGCTGTGGATCGCCCGCTTCAGCCAGCTCGACGACGTCCTCGCCGATCCGCAGTTCGACTCCCCACCGCCTCGCCCGGCCTGA